One Setaria viridis chromosome 3, Setaria_viridis_v4.0, whole genome shotgun sequence DNA window includes the following coding sequences:
- the LOC117847274 gene encoding rac-like GTP-binding protein 1, whose amino-acid sequence MSAAAASSVAKFIKCVTVGDGAVGKTCMLICYTCNKFPTDYIPTVFDNFSANVSVDGRIVNLGLWDTAGQEDYSRLRPLSYRGADVFILSFSLVSRASYENVLKKWMPELRRFSPSIPVVLVGTKLDLREDRSYLADHPAASIVTTEQGEELRKQIGAVAYIECSSKTQRNIKAVFDTAIKVVLQPPRRREVTRKKMKTSSNQSVRRYFCGSACFR is encoded by the exons AtgagtgcggcggcggcgagctcggtggCCAAGTTCATCAAGTGCGTCACCGTCGGGGACGGCGCCGTGGGGAAGACCTGCATGCTCATCTGCTACACCTGCAACAAGTTCCCCACG gattACATCCCCACTGTGTTTGACAACTTCAGTGCCAATGTCTCCGTGGATGGGAGGATTGTCAACTTGGGCCTCTGGGACACGGCAG GTCAGGAGGATTACAGCAGATTGAGGCCTCTCAGCTACAGGGGTGCTGATGTCttcatcctctccttctccctcgtCAGCAGGGCAAGCTATGAGAATGTCCTGAAGAAG TGGATGCCAGAACTTCGCCGATTTTCGCCTAGCATTCCTGTAGTTCTTGTCGGAACCAAACTAG ATCTCCGCGAAGACAGATCTTATCTTGCTGACCATCCTGCTGCTTCCATCGTCACTACTGAACAG GGAGAGGAGCTCAGAAAGCAGATAGGTGCTGTGGCCTATATAGAATGCAGCTCAAAGACACAGCGG AACATAAAAGCTGTGTTTGATACTGCGATTAAAGTAGTGCTTCAACCACCAAGGCGAAGAGAAGTTACCAGGAAGAAAATGAAGACAAGTTCGAATCAGTCTGTGAG GAGATATTTCTGTGGAAGTGCCTGTTTCAGATAA